The nucleotide window AGAAAACACTATGTAACAATGTACACTATGCTAATAACACAGGATGGGTATGTGTAGTATATCAGATACACAATGTTTAATTACCATGGTAATGTGTTACTATGGTGACATATACAGCCATGTTTGTATTTAATACTAAGCAACATATAATTTCATTACATCCATTGATTTTAATCAACAGCAATGGCGGTTTACCATTTTGCACACATAAATACCATAAAATAACTGTAACTGCTCACCAATGGACATGCAATGCCCACAACACATGCAGCCCGAGCTGACTGTGTTGAAGGGAGGGGCACTGGAGTGTCCagaatcacataaataaaaataaaatcttaaaaagaccccttttaaaaaacaaattgacACTTGATAGTTATTTCTACATGTGTATGAGGTGCATATAATGAATTATGCTATACAGTGTACAATGACCATATAAAGCTAATTAACATAACTATcactttaaatcattttcttcttaatGTGAAAGCATTGAAGTTTACCCCCTTAGCCATTTTGAAATGTACATATATCATTATTACTCATAGTCACCAATATAGTTTCaactttattttgtgtatatgagtatatGAGCAGTTAGAGGACATGTGTGGtggttagaagacaactttcaggaactgattctctccttccaccatgactTTTATTTCCACATAGTATTTCTTCCACTAAATGggtctgggggattgaactcagatcattaggcttggcagcagtcACCCTTAGTTGCTGAGCCATGACTGTAGCCAACAAATCATGTTTCACATGGAAACCTTCATAAATTAAACATGCAGTGATTCTATGCTGCCACTAGAGAGCGCTGCAGTCTCGTTCACGTGAGCATCAGAAGTGTTTTGAAAGCAAACTCATTTTCAGTATTTGTAATTTGTCACTggaaattacatttgtgttttaaataatgaaattattacaTTTGGGAGtctatatttgtgtttgtttaaattaaatattttctttacatgATTTTACAagttacaaagaaacagaaaagccatCACTTAAGGAAAATGTAGCATTTTATCTTTCTCTTGAACATGAGGCGTAAtctttcatatatacacatgctctttattatcatctttttatttatttatttagaatatttcattttacatactaaccacagtatCCCCACTTTTCCCACTCTCctgccacctcccccacccctactGGCTCATCTACTTCTCATAGGGTGTAAGACCTCCCTTGGGGAgccaacacaggctggcataccaagttggggcagaaCCAAGGCCCTCTACgctgcatcaagactgagcaagatatcctaccatagggaatggactctaaaatgccagttcatgtacccagggtaagtcctggtcccactgccaggggtcccacaaacagatcaagccacacaactgtcacccacattcagagtgcctagctcagtcccatgcaggttcccgagttgtcagtccagagtctgtgagctcccactagctcaggtcagcggTCTCTGCGGTTCCCATCAggatcttgacccccttgctcctgtaattcctcctccctctcttcagctgaacatctgtccaggactttcTGGATTTCTGAGTTTCCATTGAAAAATTGGGTGTAATTCTGGTatatctgcttttatatgttacctgacattttttcctttgctgctcttaatattctttctttattctgtatgtttagtgttttgattatcatGTGGGACTTTTTATTTTTGACCTAGACTATTTGATGTTcggtaagcttcttgtaccttcatagtcATGTCCTTTTTTAGGATAGGGAAGTTTTCTTCTgctattttgttgaatatattttgtgtgcctttgagctggaattctccttctatccctattattcttaagtttggtcttttcatggtatcccagatttcctggatactTTGTGATAAGAGTTTGCTTTATTTAACAtgttctttgactgatgaatctatttcctctatcatgtcTTTGAtgcttgagattctctcttccatctcttgtattctgttggttatacctGTATCTGTTCATGTACTCAGATTTCCCTATTCTagaattccctctgtttgtgttttattacctctatttcaattttcaagtcttgagtcatttccttcttgtctttctttaaaggatttattaatttcttccattttttttgtttgtctgtcttttccATGATtcctttaagggaatttttcatttcctctttaagggcctctatcatcttcataaaattattttgaaggtCATTTTCTCCTGCTTCATCTGTATTGGGATGTTTAGgttttgctgttgtagaaccactagtttctggtgatgccatattgctctttatgatattgaatgtattcttacactgccatCTACCTATTTCTTCCTCTAGTCTGTACAGGTGGAACCTGTGTCTCCAGGAGTCCCTCTTCCTTCAGTCAGTGCAGATGGGGGCTGTGGCTCTGGTGGTCACTGGTGCCATGGGGGATGGTTGTGGGGGAaggatgctgctgctgcctgGTTTCTGGGGctgtggtgggtgggggaggggtacagTATGTGCTCCTGGGTGCCAGGGAGTTAGAGAGCTGGGCTGTCCAGACAGGACCTCAGAGACTCACACCTTCTTCTAATCAGTGCAAGTAGGGCCTGTGGCTCTGGTGTTCACTGGTACTGCAGTGGATGGTTGGCATCAGGTAGCCTTTCCTTATTTTTCAGAATCAAATTCAACTAACTGAATCGTTACTTTTGGTCAAGAAGGTGGTTTCTGATTTTTACTACTAGAAATTGACCTTGCAtatcaaagaatattttttaatttttctttctctccaaagTAGTCatatcacagaaaatatattaatcaTTTTTGATAAATTGTTCCCCCAAATTAAACTAAGCTAAATCACACCACTtatagctgtttttgtttgtttgtttgtttgttttttggctgtACATTTTCCAACACAATCCCCCTAGACTTTCATGCTCATTTTAATTTCAGTTATATATTCATGTTGTAAATCTTCTCAGGATAATGAAATTTGAGAGTCAGTTTATAAAACATCATTATCATTATGATATTGATATTGTAGAAGGTTTTTTTCCCCActtatggaggtcaggggacaactctcaggagtcagttctttccttccttcttgggTTCTGGGGAGGGAACTTAGAGGTCAGACTTGCTCAGCAAGCCATTTCTTCCGCCATGGTGGTACTTTATAGACTCAATATTGTGAAAGCTTTGAATTACTAAATAGTAACATTTCAATGTACTCTTTCCCTTCAAGGACAGTTCATGTCTACTGTTTATCCCTACAGTTGTATAGAATAAGCAGGAGGCATATTTCCCTTTGAGGAGGAAGAAACTAAAATTCTTCTGGAAAATTCAAAATAAGGCACAGAACACTGATAGTGGTCTTCTGTGCATGGTATTGCAATCACTTAAGGTGAGTGTagcttatatatttattataaaattagacAGAAGTTTGACTGTGGTAGATAAGAGTTCTATACTTCAAAAGGGTTCCAATGGCATCCTATGTCATCTTTGTCACAACCATAATCAcacaacaattatttattttatttcctgtttcaCAAGTAGATAAACTCTACACACTTTTATGGTGTAtttgttggattttttctttttcctttttctttattctcctttcatacaatacatcctgaccacagcttcccctctctCATTGCTCCCAGTTTtcccacacacacctcccctgtcctccacatCCACTGCTCCtcaatttctcttcagaaaagagcaggagcccagtgatatcaactgaacacaggACAAGATGTAATAAGACTAGACACacattcacttataagtggatattagttgttGGATATTTTAACTCTAGTACTCCATGCTTGTTAAATGAACCTTTAaaattcattagaaaacaaacaagtatgCTATATAGAAGTAGACATGCTTGGAATGATACTTTATACAACACTAAAAATATGTTGATATAGTGTTTCATGTgcaatttttttaacatttaatatatTAACTGGCTGCTGTGAACTTGGTTctgttttaaggtcatttttgcATACTAAGCTTGTGATTAGTTTCAGCTCAATCTCTAATTAATTCTAAAATAGGTAGCGAGTCAGTGGATGGCAGAAATGTAGGCAGAAACTTAGGTCGGCTGGCTTTCATCCTGTGGTTTTGAAGAGTAACTTTTCCATTTACACATCCACACCATGCAAATCACAAAACTGTTTTTCAACATGACCCAAGATCAGGCTGCAGTTATTAATGATAGAACATTCAAGTGGGGAGGCCACCTGCTTCATTCTGTAGCTGTGGAACCGAGGAACTCAGTGGTTAATAAACTTCAACTTATTTTTCATGAAGAATTCTAaaatcatctttcttttctatatGTCATGGAGGTGACCACAGTTTAAAGATACTGAAGAGGTCATCCATTTTCAAATGTCAGAAAAGGACAAGATTGCGGCATTCATTCATGAAACAGTTCTGGGATTGATTGAAGGTTTTCCTGACTGAAATAGCCCTTGAAGGTCATTTATTACCCACTTGGTAAATTAACACATGTAAATAGCTATAATGTATACAgtaaaaaagatgtttttaaaacagagttGAAAAGATGGTTTCAGAACATTGGATACATGGACCAAAGATTCAGAGCAGCcaatatatgcaaaaataaaatatatcattttagcacgaatgtgtgaacatgtataaaaatgtattataaagCTGGGATTTTGCTATGTGTAGCACTCTTAAAAAGGCACTCTACTGTTTTCTAATATGATGTAACTTACAGTTATTCTTTGAGAAatccatgcatatatatatataaagtattccAATCATATTCACCCACCACCCCCTCCTACAACTCCCCCAAACTCCatatccttttcctttttcttttttgtatccCATGAGTCCAATCAATGTTGTCGATACATGCATGAGTACAGGATCATTCATTGGAGCATAGTCAATCACTAGGGGCATACTTTGGATTAAAAACTGACTGTCTCTCCCATAGCAGCCATCAGGTGTTAGTAGCTCCTCAGGCAGGAGTGATGACTCCTGAACCCTTCTTCCATCCTGCTGAGCTGTGGGCAGGCTTAGTCTTGTGCAGGaaagcacagctgctgtgagttcatgagtacagtgGTTCTCTCTTGACCTGAAGACACTGTTTTGCCCCAGCTCTccttgacctctggctcttacaatttttctgtcccctcttccatgatgtttcctgaaCCTTTCTGGGGAGAGTGTTTATTTTGTGGCTGAACACTCCACAGCCACCCATTCTCTACATTCTGACCAGTTTGGAGACTTTCTATTAACCATTGCCCACTGCACAAAGAATCTCTGGTGAGATCTGGGAACTGCACTAATCTGTGGATTTAGAGATCCCTGATGGAAAACAGTGTGATGCTATAACACAACGTAACTTTGAATACAGTTTGAGTGAGTCCCTCTGTAGACCACTgtgttgattctttttttttttcacatacatagatacagcttaaaattatacagagatttaaaatacaaacaaatacatgaaCACTTTATTGCACATGGGAAATACAATGAACCTGTCATGTGGACTgggacagacacaaacacattatTTGACAAGATTGGAATTCCAGGGTCAATCCACATGGTGTAGGTCCTGACAGAGATCTGCCACAACACATATTGCACTTTTTCTTTCAGTACTTTGAAATCTGCTTTACGTATATTCCTCATATGTCATGCTTTTGTCTCTTTATTGAAATGCACTACGGAGAGGATCgttaaagacaaagaaatatgTGCCATTGAAAATGAGCTGTCTACATTGAGGAAGTTAAAGAAAAGGTCACCCTTATTCTTTGGGGAAAACCAATTGACGAAATAATGTGGCAAAGTTCGTAAATAGAGGGAGCTACTGCAAAGCTTGGTTTCCTAAGCATTGGTCTACTTAAGAATGCTTTTTGAGTTTAAGAAAATCATTAATAGTCAAACTTTCCTGTATCTACATTCAGCCTTTACTACCATGCAAAGTCTTTCCAATAGTGCAAATGCATGAAGGCACTGGCTGTTGCAGTCATTCTGCAATAAATAGTAACTCTAAAGCTAGTCAGTTTATTCATTCCAGATCTAAAATATAAAGTGCATCTATGAGGCTTCatagttgttctctctctctctctctctctctctctctctctctctctctctctctctctctcgatgtGATTATCAGTCAGTGAGTGACATTTTCAGCTCATGGTCAAGGGAAACCCCAATACAGATCTTCCTGGAGTCTCTCCCTTGTGTCCCAGAGTCCTATGCAGAAGAGTCCCAGGATAATGTAAAGTTGGTTGGTGAGGTCTTTGTGGAAAATTTGACCATAGAGTAGCATCCAGTCACACAACTTTGCTGTGGATCCATGGCTCAGTCTTCTATAGAGCAATGCTTCCTTGTCATCTGGAGGGCTTGCTGCAGACCCAGTGTAAGTTTGCCTCACAGTCCACAGTAGTAATGTCTGTGTAGTTCAGAGACACGCACCTCTCAGAACCTGTCAGGTTGAACCTGTCAAGCCATAAAGAGACTCAGATTTATTTCCAGTCCACCATTTCCAGCCAGCTACATGAGAATAAACGTTGTGATGACCTCTgccttttctgtttgttccttGAGTAGGAAGCACAAACACAAATCTTTCAGCCAAGTAGCCATGGTCTAATGTGTAGAGACAGTCTGTTGTCTAACATGGGAAGGGACTCCTGATGGAGACAGTAAATAATGctaaaggctttatttttctgattttagtgggtGTCCCAGTAGAGGAATAGTTCATTATCATTTTTTAGTTCATAGATCCTTCAATAAGCACAGTTTTAGGGGGCTTAGGGCATGAAAAGATTCATGGCTAATTTCATCAAATACTGCTATTATATTTAGATCATAGATAGTTCTTTTGTATTCCTTTGTAGCCGAGCTCTAAGTATACAACCATGGGATATATACTAAAAATCTCTTTACCAGAAatacaatttgtttttttttttgttttttaaggctgCCCTagggctcacagagattcacctgcctctgcctcctgagtgttgagcttaaaggtgtacactactgTACCTCATTTAGAAATATAGATTTTAATGCTGATATTGTATCAGTTATTACAAAGACATTAAGATAGTGAGAAATTCATTCATTCTGAGATTTTAGATGTTAAAGATCAACATTAAATTTATAGAATGCCTCTCaaatctttttgttattgttgttttgtttttttgcaccCCTCTCCCAccgagctgaggaccgaacccagggccttgtgcttgctaggcaagctctctcccactgagctaaatccccagcctcacCTCTCAAATCTTTAAATCTAACTTAATGATGGGTAATGACAGTATCTTTATTGCTTGGGGGAGAATTTTCCTTGGTTTCATAGACACTTATAATTAGGCACTAAAATATTGTCCTTTGTCCCTGAGCTAGGAAATGAAGTGAAATAAGCAATTCTTCCCCACAACTGTTTCATCAGCCATCACCAAAAGTGTCCCTGGACTGTGTCGAAACTCATTAAGACTATTTGCTCACATTAGTGTTTGCCAAGACGAAGTCAAATTATTAAAAGGAGTTTTGGGGTGAATTTTAGTAATAAAGGGTGTCTCCAAACAATTCTAAGAGAAGTGACATGAGCTGTCATGAAGAACTGAGCCTCCAGGACCAAcgggattttaaaaagaaaggggaaaagtaaaaataaaataaaaatgaaagaagaaagagttttttggttttttaaacaaGTGTCAGCCTAGAGGAGACAACGAGATTTCTTGCAGCTTACCAGTTGTTAAATTCTTTGCCGTTTGCCCATTTCCATGTCTGATTAGCTTCCTTGTTCAGCCCAATCCAGTGTTCCTGTCCACCAGCGTGTCGTTTCAGAAATACCTTCAAGCACAATGAAGTTACGTTACAAACTTAAGTGAGCATCGTGGCTAAGCTAATCATTGCCAGCTGTGCTCTCCTCGATCGCTGGTCTCTGAAACTAGGCAATCGACCCACACTGAAAAGCTGTACAGCAGACTTCCATTTCGACCTTTTGACTAGTTCATATGGCCCCCGTGACTAAATTTTCCTGCATGTGAGATTAGGTACCCAGTTTCCACTTAGAAAAGAACACAGCGAAACCATAGATGATCCAAATAAAACAGCAGCATTTGATGAAATCAGTTGCCAATCTTACCATGTCTTTTTCGGAATCAATAACAGCAAGAGTGGCTCCATCTTTAGAGCAAGAGCTCTGGGCCAAGGTCCAGCTGTTGGTTGTGGTGGAGAAAAGGTAGCATTTCCTCTGGTACGCAACCCACTCGTCCTCGCAGGAAGCAACATGGCGGTCAGATGATGCCGAGTTCTTATACAGGCCCGGGCAATTGTACTGGCCCACTGTGTACAGGAAGAGCATTTGTTTTAGTAACAGAAGAGACCAAACCCTCTCCACAGGTAAACCTAGTTTAGGGGATGCTCTGCTTTTAGTAAAGAAAAAGACAGCAGTTATTGTCTGTCCAGTGCCCAATGTCCCTCATCGCAGCAGAGCGCATGAGTGGAGGACTGTGTTCTCTTGGTCATTATATCAGAAAGTGTCAGGGAAGTGGGGAAATATCAAATATAACATTTGAGCTAAAAGGGGAAGCATATTGTAAGTTATAAGTGAGAACTTAGAATCTAAATGCCCACACACAGGCATCAGAAGGCACAGTCATGGGTGCAGATTGTGAGATAAAAGAATGAAGGACTCATTTCAGGTAGAGGATAAAGTACATGGGGAGGtctgggaggaggtggaggaaagaaAAGTGTGATCACAAGATACtatatgaatttttttcattgaaaatacaaTAAGGTGAATGGTTTGGGGGGTCTTTCTTCAAATTGTAACATTTATTGGTAAAAGGCAGATGTGTCTTGGCATGCATGGGGGCACAAGCATGACCCAGCCAGCTCTGGAAGTCCTGGCTGACATAATAATTCAGTTTCTAGTCTGTTGGTTTgagataaaagacaaaaatattggCCACTTTTTGATCAATCTATAGGTTAGATACTGTTTTTCTTGTCAACCATGAATGAAAAGTCCACATTTTTTCTAGTTAAACTTCTATtcacaaatttatatttatatataagtatgtgtatatatgtaagttCCCTTTCTTATAGATGTAAACATGTTCTCTTCTATGTAATGTATAAATCAGATACTTCTTATGTTTATAAAATTGTTGCAGCTATCATTCAGGGGGCATGGATTGTATTTCATGCTGATCATAAAACTGGCCATTTATGGTGTATGAGATGTTTCTAAGTCAATCAGAAAGCCTGATTAACTAGATCAGGCTAAGACCCATTCATTTCAGTTGTATGTGAATGCTTCCTGCTAGCAGGCTTTGAGAGAATCTGTGAAGTATAGACTCACCATTCAAGGCGACTAGAGCTATAACTAAGGAAGTGATGAAGAACACAGTCAGCACAGCACAAGGAATAGGGACTTGAATGGATCCTTCATGATGCTTCTCGAAACGTATATTGGTGCCATGGTCTGAAAAGGGAGGGAAGTGACTATGAATTCAGGCTGTAAGACAGAGCATTTGATATTTCTTAAGaaata belongs to Onychomys torridus chromosome 3, mOncTor1.1, whole genome shotgun sequence and includes:
- the LOC118579240 gene encoding early activation antigen CD69-like; the encoded protein is MNSEDCSVTENSSSHLERGQKDHGTNIRFEKHHEGSIQVPIPCAVLTVFFITSLVIALVALNVGQYNCPGLYKNSASSDRHVASCEDEWVAYQRKCYLFSTTTNSWTLAQSSCSKDGATLAVIDSEKDMVFLKRHAGGQEHWIGLNKEANQTWKWANGKEFNNWFNLTGSERCVSLNYTDITTVDCEANLHWVCSKPSR